A single region of the Paraburkholderia sprentiae WSM5005 genome encodes:
- a CDS encoding 3-ketoacyl-ACP reductase, giving the protein MTQRIAYVTGGMGGIGTSICQRLHKEGFRVVAGCGPNSPRRAKWLDEQKALGYDFVASEGNVGDWQSTKDAFDKVKAEVGEIDVLVNNAGITRDVVFRKMTHEDWTAVIDTNLTSLFNVTKQVIDGMVERGFGRVINISSVNGQKGQFGQTNYSTAKAGIHGFTMSLAQEVATKGVTVNTVSPGYIGTDMVKAIRPDVLEKIVATIPVRRLGQPDEIGSIVAWLASEESGFATGADFSLNGGLHMG; this is encoded by the coding sequence ATGACACAGCGAATTGCGTACGTAACGGGCGGCATGGGCGGCATCGGCACCAGCATCTGCCAGCGTCTGCACAAGGAAGGCTTCAGGGTGGTCGCGGGCTGCGGCCCGAACTCGCCGCGCCGTGCCAAGTGGCTCGACGAGCAGAAAGCGCTCGGCTACGACTTCGTCGCCTCCGAGGGCAACGTCGGTGACTGGCAATCGACCAAGGACGCATTCGACAAAGTGAAGGCCGAAGTCGGCGAGATCGACGTGCTGGTCAACAATGCCGGCATCACGCGCGACGTCGTGTTCCGCAAGATGACGCACGAAGACTGGACGGCGGTGATCGACACCAACCTGACCAGCCTGTTCAACGTCACGAAGCAGGTGATCGACGGCATGGTCGAGCGTGGCTTTGGCCGCGTGATCAACATTTCGTCGGTGAACGGCCAGAAGGGCCAGTTCGGTCAGACCAACTACTCGACCGCGAAGGCCGGCATTCACGGCTTCACGATGTCGCTCGCGCAGGAAGTCGCGACCAAGGGCGTGACGGTCAACACCGTGTCGCCGGGCTACATCGGTACCGACATGGTCAAGGCGATCCGCCCGGACGTGCTGGAAAAAATCGTCGCGACGATTCCGGTGCGCCGCCTCGGTCAGCCGGACGAAATCGGCTCGATCGTCGCTTGGCTCGCGTCGGAGGAATCTGGCTTCGCTACCGGTGCGGACTTTTCGCTGAACGGCGGCTTGCATATGGGCTGA
- the phaR gene encoding polyhydroxyalkanoate synthesis repressor PhaR, giving the protein MTTTTKKTAERLIKKYPNRRLYDTETSTYITLTDVKQLVLDQEDFKVIDAKSNEDLTRSILLQIILEEESGGLPMFSSSMLSQIIRFYGHAMQGMMGTYLEKNIQAFIDIQAKLADQSKNLYEGKAMNPEVWSQFMNMQAPMMQGMMTSYIEQSKNMFVQMQEQMQNQAKTMFATFPFTPGGAVNASNASNAPATPQGNPETEKK; this is encoded by the coding sequence ATGACTACTACTACAAAGAAAACGGCCGAACGACTGATCAAGAAATATCCGAATCGTCGGCTCTACGACACCGAGACGAGCACCTACATCACGCTGACCGATGTGAAGCAGCTCGTGCTCGATCAGGAAGATTTCAAGGTGATCGATGCCAAAAGCAACGAGGACCTGACGCGCTCGATCCTGCTGCAGATCATTCTCGAAGAAGAGAGCGGCGGCCTGCCGATGTTCTCGTCGTCGATGTTGTCGCAGATCATCCGGTTCTACGGTCATGCGATGCAGGGCATGATGGGCACCTATCTGGAAAAGAATATCCAGGCCTTCATCGACATTCAGGCAAAGCTCGCCGACCAGTCGAAGAATCTCTATGAAGGCAAGGCGATGAATCCCGAAGTCTGGTCGCAGTTCATGAACATGCAAGCGCCGATGATGCAGGGCATGATGACCAGCTATATCGAGCAATCGAAGAACATGTTCGTGCAAATGCAGGAGCAGATGCAGAACCAGGCGAAGACCATGTTCGCCACGTTCCCGTTCACGCCGGGCGGCGCGGTCAACGCGAGCAACGCGAGCAATGCGCCGGCTACGCCGCAGGGGAATCCGGAGACGGAAAAGAAGTGA
- the rimO gene encoding 30S ribosomal protein S12 methylthiotransferase RimO, giving the protein MSSTPSNAPVVPGATPKVGFVSLGCPKALVDSEQIITQLRAEGYEISGTYDGADLVVVNTCGFIDEAVQESLDAIGEALNENGKVIVTGCLGAKKSASGSGLIEEVHPKVLAVTGPHALGEVMQAVHSHLPKPHDPFVDLVPAAGVKLTPRHYAYLKISEGCNHRCTFCIIPSMRGDLVSRPVADVMLEAENLFKSGVKELLVISQDTSAYGVDVKYRTGFWNGKPIKTRMTDLVAALGELAAQYGAWVRLHYVYPYPSVDEVIPMMAAGPYKGHVLPYLDVPFQHAHPEVLKRMKRPANAEKVMERVKAWREICPDLTIRSTFIAGFPGETEEQFQTLLDFIREAELDRVGCFAYSPVEGASANELDGALPDEVREDRRARFMEVAEQVSAKRIAKKVGKTLKVLVDDINADGGIGRTAADAPEIDGVVYIAPSTKASKRYKVGEFVSVKMTGADGHDLWGEV; this is encoded by the coding sequence ATGTCTTCCACCCCCTCGAACGCTCCCGTCGTGCCGGGCGCCACGCCGAAAGTCGGCTTCGTTTCTCTCGGCTGCCCCAAGGCCCTCGTCGATTCCGAGCAGATCATCACCCAGCTGCGCGCCGAAGGCTACGAAATCTCCGGCACCTATGACGGCGCGGACCTCGTGGTCGTCAACACTTGCGGCTTCATCGACGAAGCCGTGCAGGAAAGCCTCGACGCAATCGGCGAAGCGCTCAACGAAAACGGCAAGGTGATCGTCACTGGCTGCCTCGGCGCGAAGAAGAGCGCGAGCGGTTCGGGGCTGATCGAGGAAGTGCATCCGAAGGTGCTCGCGGTGACCGGCCCGCACGCGCTCGGCGAGGTCATGCAGGCGGTGCACAGCCATCTGCCGAAGCCGCACGATCCGTTCGTCGATCTGGTGCCCGCCGCGGGCGTCAAGCTCACGCCGCGCCACTACGCATACCTGAAGATTTCCGAAGGCTGCAATCACCGTTGCACGTTCTGCATCATCCCGTCGATGCGCGGCGATCTCGTGTCGCGCCCGGTCGCCGACGTGATGCTCGAAGCGGAGAATCTGTTCAAGTCCGGCGTTAAAGAACTGCTGGTGATTTCTCAGGACACGAGCGCGTACGGCGTCGACGTCAAATACCGCACCGGTTTCTGGAACGGCAAGCCGATCAAGACGCGCATGACGGATCTGGTCGCCGCGCTCGGCGAACTCGCCGCGCAATACGGCGCGTGGGTGCGCCTGCACTATGTGTATCCGTATCCGAGCGTCGATGAAGTGATTCCGATGATGGCCGCCGGTCCGTACAAGGGCCACGTGCTGCCGTATCTCGACGTGCCGTTCCAGCACGCGCACCCGGAAGTGTTGAAACGCATGAAGCGCCCGGCCAACGCCGAGAAGGTGATGGAGCGCGTGAAAGCGTGGCGCGAGATCTGCCCGGATCTGACGATTCGCAGCACCTTCATCGCGGGCTTTCCCGGCGAGACCGAAGAGCAGTTCCAGACGCTACTCGATTTCATCCGCGAGGCGGAGCTCGATCGCGTTGGGTGCTTCGCGTATTCACCGGTCGAAGGCGCGAGCGCGAATGAACTCGACGGCGCGCTGCCCGACGAAGTGCGCGAGGACCGTCGCGCGCGCTTCATGGAAGTGGCCGAGCAGGTGTCGGCCAAGCGCATCGCGAAGAAGGTCGGCAAAACGCTGAAGGTGCTGGTCGACGACATCAACGCGGACGGCGGCATCGGCCGTACCGCGGCGGACGCGCCGGAGATCGACGGCGTTGTCTATATCGCGCCGTCCACCAAGGCGTCGAAGCGCTACAAGGTCGGCGAATTCGTATCCGTGAAAATGACCGGCGCGGACGGTCACGATCTGTGGGGCGAGGTTTAA
- a CDS encoding tRNA dihydrouridine synthase, which yields MSRLFLAPMEGLADYVLRDVLTSAGAFDGCVSEFIRITGSLLPTRVYEREAPEILHSNVTVSGTPMVIQLLGSDPEWMARNAAHAATLSPYGIDLNFGCPAKVVNQHGGGAMLLANPKLLNRIVAAVRAAVPTDIAVTAKMRLGVADTSQAIECAQALADGGAASLVVHARTRDDRYRPPAHWEWIARIDDAVDVPVIANGEVWTVADWQRCCSVSGCADVMIGRGAVSDPFLAQRIRGLMDPCPSSDEWQQVLRSIIGYIDKLRAHGTLTHEHGRVKKWLSYLQRTWPQAAELHAAIRRVQDSDEILTVIGQALTVAGASTPTRQDVFSDENCELDQPDRAESVSV from the coding sequence ATGAGTCGGCTGTTTCTCGCCCCAATGGAAGGGCTTGCGGACTACGTGCTGCGCGACGTGCTGACGAGCGCGGGCGCTTTCGACGGCTGCGTGTCCGAGTTCATCCGCATCACAGGCTCGCTCTTGCCGACCCGCGTCTACGAGCGCGAAGCGCCCGAAATTTTGCACTCGAACGTGACCGTCAGCGGCACCCCGATGGTGATCCAGCTGCTCGGCAGCGATCCTGAATGGATGGCGCGCAATGCCGCGCATGCGGCCACGCTGTCGCCCTACGGTATCGACCTGAACTTCGGCTGTCCCGCCAAAGTCGTCAATCAGCATGGCGGTGGCGCGATGCTGCTCGCGAACCCGAAGCTGCTGAACCGGATCGTCGCGGCCGTGCGCGCCGCGGTGCCGACCGACATCGCGGTGACGGCAAAAATGCGCCTCGGCGTGGCCGACACGTCGCAGGCGATCGAATGCGCGCAGGCGCTCGCGGACGGCGGCGCGGCCTCGCTCGTCGTGCATGCGCGCACGCGCGACGACCGCTACCGGCCGCCTGCCCACTGGGAGTGGATCGCGCGCATCGACGACGCCGTCGACGTGCCCGTGATCGCGAACGGCGAGGTCTGGACGGTGGCGGACTGGCAGCGCTGCTGCTCGGTCAGCGGCTGCGCGGACGTGATGATCGGGCGCGGCGCCGTATCGGATCCGTTCCTCGCGCAGCGAATCCGCGGGCTCATGGACCCGTGCCCGTCGTCCGACGAATGGCAGCAGGTGTTGCGATCGATCATCGGCTACATCGACAAGCTGCGTGCGCACGGCACGCTGACCCACGAGCACGGCCGCGTCAAGAAGTGGCTCAGCTACCTGCAACGGACGTGGCCGCAAGCGGCCGAACTGCATGCGGCGATCCGGCGAGTGCAGGACTCTGACGAAATTCTTACGGTGATCGGCCAGGCGCTGACGGTGGCAGGCGCGTCCACGCCGACGCGTCAGGACGTTTTCAGCGACGAAAACTGCGAGCTGGATCAGCCCGATCGGGCCGAATCCGTCTCCGTTTGA